In Procambarus clarkii isolate CNS0578487 chromosome 89, FALCON_Pclarkii_2.0, whole genome shotgun sequence, the DNA window gaattaatgttttctcgactacctaacctacctaacctaacctaacataactttttcggctacctgacataacctaacctataaagataggttaggttaggttaggtagggttggttaggttcggtcatgtatcttcgttaattttagctccaataaaaaaaattgacctcatacataatgaaatgggtagctttatcatttcataagaaaaaaattagagaaaatatattaattcaggaaaacttggcttattaggcaaatctggccttgcatagtaggctgagaagtgcgttctggctactaggtacgacatatatatatatatatatatatatatatatatatatatatatatatatatattatatatatatatatatatatatatatatatatatatatatatatatacatatatacttcaagacgccgtaccaatatagaagcatcaagaggaagtatgggccaataagccctttgcagttacttccagtcttccctctcatttatccaatttatacccattgcaccgtgttctgtcttgtgttggtcaaaagtttgttcacctcatccaaaactgttgcatatatatatatatattatatatatatattatatatatatatatatatatatatatatatatatatatatatatatatatatatatatatatacacacactttgTTAATAACAGGAAAGGCTTAATTTCGCCTGACAGTGTTCAAAGCCTCAAAAAGTAACCGACAACTTTCATTccacaattcaatttcaatttctttctttattatgcacctcatacccatcccgtgggcggtggtggaaagggttacagaggcccataatgggttcagggactgaacccaacagttcatttagctaagccagTGACAATTTTTTTAATcttgttacacaattgttaattttacatacacatgtacctatatatatatatacattcatttaCACAAATgcatatacatatcaataatctttttatatcacaagtttcactccacaacacacactaacatcaccacaacaattcCTTTAGAGCTGAATGTCTCCTGTTATTTATACCTTAAAaactgtggatggaggtggcttctactacCTCTTTGTCTGGATCCATTTTCTGCTTTTCTTACGTTGTTTAGTGTCCATCCAGGTTCTTTCGTCCTTTTGTTGTTCATCATGAACATTTCCTCCTTTCCCACCTGTTCATTCCCTTGAGTGTTTGACACGCGTCTTTACAATCGTCTCTCGCTTCTACCGTTGTTGGGTCCAGCGCCATCTACCTTTAAAGTTCCGCGTCTCATTGCAAACTCTACTGCTTTATAAGTTTATGTTTGTGCCTTTTGAGGTGGGGGTTCCAGGTCGGGCTTATGTACTATAGAATTGGTCTTACGTAGGTAATGTTCAGAGTTTTTAATTCCTCTTTACTGAGGTTCCTGAGGATGTTTAGATGTTGGCTAGTATCACACATGCCGATGACATTATACTGTTTATGTGTGTGCTTCTGTAGTCAGACTTTTCTAcgtcattattatttttttccattTAGTTGATTCTAGGAAGAGGTTCCCTCCATAGTGTACCACTTTCAGCATCTCGTCTATATTTCCAGCACTTTAAACTTACCTGTATTAAATTACTGGAGCATTTCTTGGACCAACTCGGCAGCCACTGTCTTCCGGCAGTCTCCGACCATTTTCTAGTGCAACAATTTTTGGCCtttggtagagtatacgtcaaaatgtgccgttctattaggaggatgaGTTGGCTTATCAGCATCCCCAGGCTGTAATTTAGTGCCTTCCCTCCTCCCATGTCTGTTCCTTTTCTTATTCATCGGTACCACATCAGCAGTCTTCCAACTGCTGGGCACCTCGCTCTTCGCCAGTGATGCACTGAAGATCAATGTTAGACTTATACGTAAGGTCTGTGGGGCTTCTTTCATCATACATTATGATAATTACCCGGTCCGACAACTTTCGTTTCATCTAGAACCTGATCAGTCGTCTCATTACCTCTTGTGTTGCAGAAGAGGTAATGAGCCTCATCTCTGaggttgacctcctctctcgctaCTGGCAGCGGGTCTGGTTCATTCTACAATAACCCATGAAGGCTGACATTTATTTGTTCACAGAGAGACTTGACATTTTAGGAaagatttttttaattttgttcttgCTTATTTATCCTGTGTTGTCTTGTGTCTGCCATCCTGTCTCCTCGTCTGCTcgtcatcactgccaccaccacctcattcCCCACTCTTTACTGCCCACTCCTTCTCTTGTAAGAGCTAAAGAATGTGGTTATTATTCTTCCTTATCTATCCCACCCCTATCCTCTTCATTTCTCCattccttccatccctctctccttctGTTGCCAGCCGTGTCAAGTCACAACAGGAAGAGAACCATATATATTAGTTGACACGGGTCATTAGTGAGACCCTTCTCCATCCAGGCAGACTGTCTACTTTTCCACCTCTGCCTCCTTACCTCCGGAGGTAAGGAGGACCCCTCTTGGCCATGTGAGAGGGGCCAAACATGGCCTCAAAGAGGGTGGCCCTCTTTGAGGCCATGTTTGACCCCTCTCCCTCTGACCTCCACACATCTCCCCTTCACTGTGTTTACAACACGTTGACACTTGACATGTACAAGGACCGTGGAATCCAAGGCACCAGTTCTGGTAGGAACCGTTTCACCGCTGTTCCTGGACCAAGCCTCCTGCAAGTAGGTCTAGGCTCTGTGATTGGTCAGTGGTGCCCTGCAGGAGCATGGTCAATGTGCTTTAGTAAGCGGAGCTTAATAGCAGGTCTGTGTAATATATTTTAAGAAATGTTTAAAGTGTGAGTGAAAAGTAAAAGTCTTAAAGTGAAAGTGAGAGTTGGGGCTGTGTACACTGATATAGTCACTATATGTGACTATATCGGTCACCATATGTGACCGATTTGATGATAACGATCATGTATATCTTGCCTTAGcatgtggtgttgggggttgagTGCTGGGGACAAGCCTCCCGGTCCTCACCACTTTTACCAGTCGTCCGTGGTGTGGCTGGTACCCTACTAGTTATATCAGTGTGTGTCTCATGTACATGTCTTTCTAAGGTTTGAATCCTTCACAGAATATAACGGAAACCCCACAGGGAAATGTCATATATATGTCAAAATGTCAAAATGAAAATTTTTCTCTTCCAAAGAAAATGTCAAaatgtcagtctggtgttgacaacggtccTGATCGGGCGAAACGTtcctctttcttttccatttatctgtggattttccgcatacaaatgatgagTGTTTCGTTGATGTACTGGACTTGTACCGATGACTGACTCTGAATATAATGCATGAGTTATATAACATGTGTGATGTAACTAAAGCTTGAGCTtgtaaaactattataatcactctGTGGGTAAATGATTAATAATATACAAGTTTCTATAGCAACTTTCTTACtctgtcaaagtaggagagaaatatatatatatgtatgtatatatatatatatatatatatatatatatatatatatatatatatatatatatatatatatatataatgtatctactcatgtgtactcacctagttgtgcttgcgggagtagagttctggctctttggtcccgcctctcaatagtCAGTCAACTAGTATACAGATTCCTAAGTCTATTGGgcccttatcatatctacatttgaaactgtgtatggagtcagcctccaccacatcactgcctaatgcattctatctgttaactactctgaccctgaaaacatctttctaacgtctctgtggctcatctgagtactaagtttccacctgtgtccccttgttcgtgttccacccgtgctaaagaattTGTCTTTGTCAAACCCCTTTGTCTttgccctgtcaattcccctgagaattttgtaggtggttatcatatctccccttactattctgttttccagggacgtgtgtatgtgtatatgtgtaagcTGATCAAAATTACATTTCAGTATTTCAATGGATCTGCTAGTAGCCGTCTTCAGATTTATTTAAtttagttctcgtctaatgactctTTTTAAGAGTTCTATTTAATAGCCCAAGATAATGTCCGGACAAAACTATTCCTACCTGATAACTGTTAGAGGAGCCTCACACCAAGAGCTGTGAGGCTCCACCACAGCCCACGGAGCCTCACACCAAGAGCTGTGAGGCTCCACCACAGCCCACGGAGCCTCACACCAAGAGCTGTGAGGCTCCACCACAGCCCACGGAGCCTCACACCAAGAGCTGTGAGGCTCCACCACAGCCCACGGAGCCTCACACCAAGAGCTGTGAGGCTCCACCACAGCCCACGGAGCCTCACACCAAGAGCTGTGAGGCTCCACCACAGCCCACGGAGCCTCACACCAAGAGCTGTGAGGCTCCACCACAGCCCACGGAGCCTCACAACAAGAGCTGTGAGGCTCCACCACAGCCCACGGAGCCTCACAACAAGAGCTGTGAGGCTCCACCACAGCCCACGGAGCCTCACACCAAGAGCTGTGAGGCTCCACCACAGCCCACGGAGCCTCACACCAAGAGCTGTGAGGCTCCACCACAGCCCACGGAGCCTCACACCAAGAGCTGTGAGGCTCCACCACAGCCCACGGAGCCTCACAACAAGAGCTGTGAGGCTCCACCACAGCCCACGGAGCCTCGCCCATAAGAATGTCGACGAAGGGCGTTGATTAAACTCATTTTTGCAGAGGCCAAACTGCTTCCATTACGGCGAGCACTGCCGCCGCTCCCAGAGCTCGCCCTTACTGCCATCTCCCATAAGGCTCTTTTTTCAAATAGCAAAACGACTTGCTGGCAATTTTCATCCCCCTCTTACGGATGGCCTTATGTCCCTGTAGcacggatgggaggggggggagggagggggggggagggggagggggtggctgggaggggggagagagagggaggggggcaggCGACGTGTGTacctacctatcagtgactacgagGCTGTGAGGACTAGTTCTTTGTGTCCCGAGTCGTTTGTATCGGGTGCAGGTTTGTACTATAACTTGATGGTTGAGAACCTTATATCTGGACTTGAAGCTGTGGATGGAGATGGCGTCTATGATTTATTCCTTCAGTTCATTCCACTTCTTCCATCTATGTTCTCTTGCCCTACTTTTACTCAAGCTAATGAGGCTGTTCTTGTCCAACTTGTTTACTCCGCtcggtattttgtatgttgtgatcatataccctctctttcctctctcctcAAACATTAAGAGATTTACTTCCACTAACCTATCATCGTAGATTAACCCgcttggatgtgtgtgtgtgtgtgtgtgtgtgtgtgtgtgtgtgtgtgtgtgtgtgtgtgtgtgtgtgtgtgtgtgtgtgtgtgtgtgtgtgtgtgtgtgtgtcctagtcTAGACGTGTTCGCAAGATCGAGGGTTTTCTTGTATTTACATATGAAACTACGTACTGCGTTAGCTCAACAACTTCTTGATATTCGCCTatttattttgatttatttattaatacagtactgcaaatacaagagttgttacattcttgtacagccaccagcactcatagcgtttgggcaggtccttaatcctaaaatTCCCCGGAATACCACCCGGCGaagtgtttaacaaccaggtacccattcactgctgggtgaacagaggcaacattTAAGGATTGgtacccggtcaatcctccccggccaggagacgaacccaggccaaagcgcttgcaGAGCGCcgagcgagtgttttaccactacgccactttacctatttatgcctgcaggatAAAGCTTCCGAACTCTGACCCTCACCTTTCCGGTCGCCGGTCCGAAAGTAATGACGTACATTTATTACACGAACAACGGGTTCGAGATCCACCTTAAGTACAGTCTCTAAGGAAAGCAACTTACATATGCAGTGACCTTGTGTCATAATtgcgggcgatgagtcacaataacgtggctgaagaatgttgaccagaccacacactagaaggtgaagggacgacgacgtttcggtccgtcctggaaaattctcaagtcgattcaatcgacttgagaatggtcgattGAGAatcctcaatcgacttgagaatggtccaggacggaccgaaacgtcgtcgtcccttcactttctagtgtgtggtttgtgttATAATTCTCTCTGGTCATCAGTGCCGCCACCTCTCCGGAGAGCAGCAGTGGTCATCCACCCACATTTACGACCTATAGTTAGCACTGACGAGAACTGGTTAAATTTCTGGTAATAGATCACTTGAAATTAAATATTCGCAAActtctggaacatttgttatagagctGTCTCTAAATTCGTGCATCTTTTGTGAGTCATTCCCAGCCCATCATGAGGAAATACTCTCCCAATATATTCCACCAGTGTCATATTCTCCTGTATGTCATATGTCATGACTATGTCATGGTTATGACATCATGGTTATGATATCAAACTACCTAAATAATTGTATTTGTTCAACATTTGTCACAGTTATTCAGGTAACGTATTTCATTAGTTGCAAAGCTGGATGGTTCTATGATCCAACATTTATCGatagttcacataatattacAAAACTGTCACATAACTTCCGGCATGAAGCTAgttatggtgggtgttgtgtgtgacgTGTGACGGGACAGTGTGTGGgagcacacacctggccaccaggtCCTCCTGTGTGACGTGTGACGGGACTGTGTGGgagcacacacctggccaccaggtCCTCCTGTGTGACGTGTGACGGGACTGTGTGGgagcacacacctggccaccaggtCCTCCTGTGTGACGGGTCAGTGTGTGGgagcacacacctggccaccaggtCCTCCTGTGTGACGGGACAGTGTGTGGgagcacacacctggccaccaggtCCTCCTGTGTGACGGGACAGTGTGTGGgagcacacacctggccaccaggtCCTCCTGTGTGACGTGTGACGGGACTGTGTGGgagcacacacctggccaccaggtCCTCCTGTGTGACGTGTGACGGGACAGTGTGTGGgagcacacacctggccaccaggtCCTCCTGTGTGACGTGTGACGGGACTGTGTGGgagcacacacctggccaccaggtCCTCCTGTGTGACGTGTGACGGGACAGTGTGTGGgagcacacacctggccaccaggtCCTCCTGTGTGACGTGTGACGGGACTGTGTGGgagcacacacctggccaccaggtCCTCCTGTGTGACGTGTGACGGGACTGTGTGGgagcacacacctggccaccaggtCCTCCTGTGTGACGTGTGACGGGACAGTGTGTGGgagcacacacctggccaccaggtCCTCCTGTGTGACGTGTGACGGGACAGTGTGTGGGAGCACACAACTGGCCACCAGGTCCTCCTGTGTGACGGGACAGTGTGTGGGAGCACACAACTGGCCACCAGGTCCTCCTGTGTGACGGGACAGTGTGTGGGAGCACACAACTGGCCACCAGGTCCTCCTGTGTGACGGGACAGTGTGTGGGAGCACACAACTGGCCACCAGGTCCTCCTGTGTGACGGGACAGTGTGTGGGAGCACACAACTGGCCACCAGGTCCTCCTGTGTGACGTggtccacacatacacacaagagaCCATGCACCAGCTGCAAGATTTGTTTGCAACTCCATAATGGAGTTAAGACATCCAATGATCAGTTTCAAGACTGTAACAATCTACCAAAACTTACACAAATTCCAATGCACACAAAAACACAAAcgaacacacacaagtatacacaAACAGGCACATATATgcacacaagtacacacacacatgaagagccaaacacacacacacctgacacacacgaACACCTTGCAAGGCGAGGGCCTGAGCCTGGTGAAGAGGGAATACAGGAAGCTATACATAGCAAGGTGTCACTTTCAGCGGCCCTCCttttctccctcgctctctctcagcCTTCACAAACCCTCCTGTAATGGCATTTGGCCACCCCATTGCCCCTGACTCCCTGCCGTCAGCCCCTGGTGGCCCGCCGGGTCCCTAGCACTTCACAGCCTAGTCCGCCCCTCCCACACCGCCACCCAACTTCCACCAGCAGAAGGCACGACACAGCAACGTCCAGCTGCACCCTTCCTCCCCAGGACATGTCTGAACACAGTGACTGATCCTCGGGGGTATTTCGTGGCCGAGGTTttaaatgtctgtctgtctcgttGTGTGTGAAGACCGTGTCTAGCCTTGCTGGCTCAtcacctctcttctctcctcccgGCAAATTGTATTATGAGTTACTTTATACGGCCAAGCCACACACATGAGAGTAAAGGAAGTGAAgaggtttcggtccgttctggaccattatggtccgttctggaccataatggtccgttctggaccatcatggtccgtcctggaccatcatggtccgtcctggaccatcatggtccgtcctggaccattatcaagacgtGTAACAAAGTACCGTGCTACAGTGTAAGGAGGTTCTTGGCCCGAGAACTGGAGGTCGACAAGTGGAGTACATTGGAGAGGTTGAAGCCAGTTCCCTCCACAACTTTAAGacaaaatatgatgaaaacattaaTGTTGAGAGAGATAATGAGCGCGTGGTAAACACGGAGCCAGGGGGGCGGGTATAGTGAGCTACGTCTCACTCTACATACTACctcaatactggaacacttgatcatATACTCCACTTGTACCCAAGAATGAATATGTAATGCTtcagttatacaatgtatgtgatgtaactataacttGGAGCTTGTTGTAGCCAGTAAACATTATACTCGCTCCAgtctctcattatcttaatggcataactaattagcactaattacagaagctacaatcttttccccaattacaggtaatattcTTTTCATCCTgctggaggaagctgaggtgtagttACCAAATATAAGCAAGCTTGAATTGAATagccaacgggctcaccatagcccgtgctacatggactcttcgttctgagtagctaaatctgaaacaacaacaacaacaacatgaataGCCACATatacggcaccgctcctgtgccaggtaagtccactacgggctcaccatagcccgtgctatttgccccgctcctgtgccaggtatgttacgggctcaccacagcccgtgctacttggaacttgtttcgagtagctgaatctataccaACAGCAACAATGAATAgccaacagtacaatttccacagtcaagaatgtagcactcggcgtaggcagttctaagagtctccaagacgctacagcttcgacacagaacagacagcagactaggaacgcatcgagctacaacgctctcccacatagagctccacgactctggcctcactcagctctctgctccaggcttcgtctcaacgtctacgacactgctgtatccaggactactaaataaatatgaaactcactaaacactatctaatccacccaacaacgtaacataatcgtacgttacattgtAAAAgctccttaatcaccttcagtggttggtTAAGTGCTTACTAATACACTTGTTTTTATAGTAACTATATGACTGTAAAACCAGgacattatatatgtatgtatatatacatacatacatatatattatatattaatattatatatgtgtatatatatatatatatatatatatatatatatatatatatatatatatatatatatatatatatataaagtatgtgTATACAGGGTATGTGGGTATGTGTAAGCTGGTGaggattgcatttcacctttgtaaacgcacattattaACTTTATGTAAAAAAGATACCTTCATCACTGTTAATGTAGAACAGACGTAAACCTATGTATTTATGAGTATAGGTTAAATAAGCttgttaaaagcactacaatcaccttccgtGGTTGATCAAgatacccctgaactatatgtttaacacatgtcTGCAACACGGCTGGCCATGGAGCATCACGGTACACCCCGCTGTATCACGGTACACCCCGCTGTATCACGGTACACCCCGCTGTATCACGGTACACCCCGCTGCATCACGGTACACTCCGCTGCAAGATACTGGAGCTACACGtggatacacgtggaagatactggagggccaagtaccaaatctacacagtaaaataacaacgtactggagtgaacgacatggaggaaaatgcagaataaaaccagtgaagagcagaggtgccataggcacaatcagagaacactgtataaacatcagaggtccgcggttgttcaacatcctcccagcgagcataagaaatattgctggaacaatcgtggacattttcaagaggaaactagattgttttcttcaaggagtgccggaccaaccgggctgtggtgggtatgtgcgcctgcgggccgctccaagcaacagcctggtggaccaaactctcataagtcaagcctggcctcgggccgggcttggagagtagaagaactcccagaaccccatcaaccaggtatcaaccaggtacctatcAATCACGATTTCATGAAAATAATTTGATGTGTACCGGGTAGCGGGTGTGAAGAGGCCCGGTCTGCGGAGCAGATACGGTGCCTGGCAGGAGTGCCACAGCAGCTGTTACTCTGCTCCAGTCACCCCTTGTCTGTATGGCACCCCTCGCCCTCCcggacccgccacacacacactctaataCAATGGCACTTTCAATCTCTGTTATCATGGCACTTTCTCGCATACTGTTTTAGTGTTCGTGTGTATTTACTTATTTGTATTTACCTGTGTgttcctgcaggatcgagctcttagctctCGGACCCCGATTTTCTGCTCGACATATTTTATCTATCATATAATCATTCATATATTTTtgtcaccccccacacacatacatcccCTGGATACAGCTCACAAGAGCCGACTACCActcaggtgaacagtggcatcagcTGAAAGATCCCACTGAGTATGCGCGCGTGTGCGTGGGTGTATAAGTATCTAAGTGTgatattacttaagtgtagtcacAGGACCCATTCACTTACTTACATTCATCCTGTGATTACCTGGGTACCTGGCTCCCCAGCTacgctggggagccggtcggccgaccggacagcacgctgggcttgtgatcctgtggtcctgggttcgatcccaggcgccggcgagaaacaatgggcagaatttctttcaccttatgcccctgttacctagcagtgaaataggtacctgggtgttagtcaactgtcccgggctgcttcctgcgggtggaggcctggtcgaggaccgggccgcggggacactaaagccccgaaatcatctcaagataacctcaagaagatacgctcgtggtgtcccgtcttcccagtactctttgtcgtataacgctttgacactactgacggtcttggcctccaccaccttctcacttagcttgttccaaccgtcttccactctgtttgcaaagaaaactttctaatattttttcggcacctttgtttcctttgcTAGAATCTGTGTGcttacctacttgtgcttgcgggggttgagctttgactctttttgTCCCGTCTCTTTGGGcccgtcaatcaatcaactgattttggggagtcctccccccccccactcacacaccattccccccctctccccggcacgaagcagcccgtagcaattgtctaactcccaggtacctatttactgctagatgaacagaggcatcagggtgaaagaaactctgcccatttgtttccaccatcgccggggctcgatccccggaccctaggactacgaatccgagcgTTGTGCATTCAGCCGTCAGGCTGAATgcagagtgtgggagaggagagtgtGGGTTATctcgagatcttgaggttatcttgagatgatttcggggctttagtatccccgcagcccggtcctcgaccaggcctccacccgcaggaagcagcccgtgacagctgactaacacccaggtacctattttactgctaggtaacaggggcatagggtgaaagaaattctgcccattgtttctcgtcggcgcctgggatcgaacccaggaccacaggatcacaataccagtgtgctgtccgctcggccgaccggctccccacagTGGGAGAGCAGAGTGTGGGAGGCGTCATCAACACCCAGCAGACAGcgccacacggggggggggggagcgcccCAGCCGTCCCGCGCCTTGACGTAAACACCCATAACGATTACTTCTATTTCCGGAGACGAGCTGCGCACTTGTTGTATCTCggcgcctcgtgtgtgtgtgtgtgtgtgtgtgtgtgtgtgtgtgtgtgtgtgtgtgtgtgtgtgtgtgtgtgtgtgtgtgtgtgtgtgtgtctccccccaGCCTGTCCTCAGGTCAGGCTGGTCAAACCGGCGGTCATCCCCCAAAGATTTATTCATCAATTTTAAGTACTATATAttaaaaataggtttgttctcgcatataaattaatatatatatatatatatatatatatatatatatatatatatatatatatatatagtgaattgtAAATTATAGGGTAAATTGTAAATTGAATTgtaaacacaatatatatatatatatatatatatatatatatatatatatatatatatatatatatatatatataatgtgacaaATGGAAGACataacaagaaacaatgggtattagttggatatgagagcataagaatggaagtaactgcagagggcctattggcccatacttcctcttgatgctgtcTCAAGAGGTCCGAACCTGGCATCCTGGAAGTGACTATAAACATCTGTGACAACATTACAGCAATAGCCGAAGGGATGTATGATCAAAGGGAAcaaagtatataaatacataagTGTTTTTTTATTGTATCGTGTCCTGGTGTGTACAGCGTTAAGTTACGatgtattagcttaggttaggttttatcCTAACCTTATCAAAACCAACCTGTGTTAGGGTGGTTTTCACTAGGCTATGAAGTTATTCAACTCCACTAGTGaggagtgttgaccagaccacacactagaaggtgaagggacgacgacgtttcggtccgtcttggaccattctcaagtcgattatgtgGTGAGGAGTCTTAATGAACGATGTCACTTGTACCCGGCACCGGACCGCTTGCCCGAACCTCACACCCAGGAGAAAACATCTGGTCATTATCGAGAACTTCAGGGtccagactcacgaagcagttacgcaagtacttacgaacgtgtacacctttcctcaatctttgacgactttggttacatttattaaacagcttacaaacatgaaaacttcccaatcaactgttgttattgttataaacagcctcctggtgcttcggagctcattaactgtttaataattgtaaacaaagtcgccaaagtttgaggaaagatgtacaggtacgtaagtgcttgcgtaactgctttgtgaatctggcccccaggagaTTTAAAATTACATCAGATCACTAAGAGCGACATCCGTGATCCAGTGGGTACAACATCTAAGAGTAACGTTAATTCAACGCTGGTAGAGTTAATTTACCGTTGAATTAACGTTACTCCTGGATATTGTACCTACAGggttattggaaataacattaggTCAATGAGAAGCAAATCTGGTGACTGCACAATAAATGCCAGCAGCGGAAATTAGATCTGGTTCTGGGAAATGGAACCAGGGACCAGAGGATCAACACCTCATGGTGATGCCTTTGTGAGTTAACCCAGACCCAGCCTCCCGCCGCCCACCTTCCCGCTCCAGCACACCA includes these proteins:
- the LOC123773242 gene encoding WASH complex subunit 3-like; the encoded protein is MYKDRGIQGTSSGRNRFTAVPGPSLLQVGLGSVIEEPHTKSCEAPPQPTEPHTKSCEAPPQPTEPHTKSCEAPPQPTEPHTKSCEAPPQPTEPHTKSCEAPPQPTEPHTKSCEAPPQPTEPHTKSCEAPPQPTEPHNKSCEAPPQPTEPHNKSCEAPPQPTEPHTKSCEAPPQPTEPHTKSCEAPPQPTEPHTKSCEAPPQPTEPHNKSCEAPPQPTEPRP